DNA from Saliniramus fredricksonii:
AGCCGGCCGTCGAGGGAATGACCATCAAGGTCCGCGAGGGCGAGTTCACCGCCATCGTCGGTCCCTCGGGCTGTGGCAAATCCACGGTGATGAAGCTCGCCACCGGCCTGCAGTTTCCGGCGAAGGGCACCATCATCGTCGATGGCAAGCAGGTGACCGCGCCGGTCAAGCTCGCCGGCATGGCCTTCCAGAATCCGGTGATGCTGCCCTGGCGCACCACCTTGAAGAACCTGCTCCTGCCACTCGAGATCGTGCAGCCGCATCGCGGACGCCTGCGCAGCCATCGCAAGGAATACGAGGCCCGCGCCGAGGCGCTGCTCGCCCAGGTCGGGCTCGCCGGGCAGGGCTCGAAATTCCCCTGGCAGCTTTCCGGCGGCATGCAGCAGCGCGCCTCGCTCTGCCGCGCGCTGATCCACGAGCCCAAGCTCTTGATGCTCGACGAGCCCTTCGGTGCGCTCGACGCCTTCACGCGCGAGGAACTCTGGGGCATCATCCGGGACCTGCACGCCGCCCAGCGCTTCACCGTGATTCTCGTCACCCATGATCTGCGCGAAGCGGTGTTCCTGGCCGATCGGGTCTTCTGCATGAGCGCCCGGCCCGGGCGGATCATCGCCGAGCGCGAGATCGACCTGCCGCGACCGCGCGACATCGAAATCACCTATACCCAGAAATTCATCGACATCGTCCACGAGCTGCGCAGTCATATCAAGACTGCGCGCGAGGCGGCCTGATCGGGAGAGCGCGGATCATGGCCGCCAGACGCACACGCACCACCCTCATCCTCGCCCCCTGGATCTTCACCCTCGGCTTCTTCGTCGTCTGGGAGTTCGTGGTGCGGGCCTTTGGCATATCGAGTTTCGTGCTGCCAGCGCCGACGCTGATCGCCGATTCGATCTATCAGTATCAGAGCCAGCTCCTGCATCATTCCTTCCACACCGCCTGGATGACGCTTGCCGGATTCGGGCTTGCGGTGGTGTTCGGCCTGTTGCTCGGCATGGCGCTCGGCGCCTCGCGGATCGTGCATGCGGGGACCTACCCGCTGCTGGTCGGCTTCAACGCCATTCCAAAGGTCGCCGTGGTGCCGATCCTGGTGATCTGGTTCGGTGTGGGCTGGCTGCCGCCGGTGCTCACCGCCTTTCTGATCTCCTTCTTTCCCATCGTGGTGAACGTCGCCACCGGCCTCGCCACGATCGAGCCGGAGACCGAGGACGTGCTGCGCGCGCTCGGCGCTTCCAAGCGCGACATCATC
Protein-coding regions in this window:
- a CDS encoding ABC transporter ATP-binding protein, whose amino-acid sequence is MTAFVDIHDVTHIYAGSEDGQPAVEGMTIKVREGEFTAIVGPSGCGKSTVMKLATGLQFPAKGTIIVDGKQVTAPVKLAGMAFQNPVMLPWRTTLKNLLLPLEIVQPHRGRLRSHRKEYEARAEALLAQVGLAGQGSKFPWQLSGGMQQRASLCRALIHEPKLLMLDEPFGALDAFTREELWGIIRDLHAAQRFTVILVTHDLREAVFLADRVFCMSARPGRIIAEREIDLPRPRDIEITYTQKFIDIVHELRSHIKTAREAA
- a CDS encoding ABC transporter permease gives rise to the protein MAARRTRTTLILAPWIFTLGFFVVWEFVVRAFGISSFVLPAPTLIADSIYQYQSQLLHHSFHTAWMTLAGFGLAVVFGLLLGMALGASRIVHAGTYPLLVGFNAIPKVAVVPILVIWFGVGWLPPVLTAFLISFFPIVVNVATGLATIEPETEDVLRALGASKRDIIVKVGIPRAMPYFFGSLKVAITLAYVGSVIAEYNASNVGVGNLMARASADFNVPLLWAALIALAVLGVIMYAATALVEKRMTGWAQRSQFAAQ